In the Oceanithermus desulfurans genome, one interval contains:
- a CDS encoding MarR family winged helix-turn-helix transcriptional regulator, with protein sequence MEAWPLLTRIWKLQRALAQEAAPCIGEYGLNPKELMLLAFVEKRPHAGQLARELHLPAPSVTHALKRLEKAGLIVREHDPEDLRRFLFTLTPRGQEALEAGRGCLVERLRDRLVRLAPEERATLIALLDRMLEEHA encoded by the coding sequence GTGGAAGCCTGGCCCCTGCTCACCCGCATCTGGAAGCTGCAGCGCGCCCTGGCGCAGGAAGCGGCGCCCTGCATAGGCGAGTATGGCCTCAACCCCAAGGAGCTGATGCTGCTCGCGTTCGTGGAGAAGCGGCCCCACGCGGGGCAGCTCGCCCGCGAGCTGCACCTGCCCGCGCCCAGCGTCACCCACGCCCTCAAGCGCCTGGAAAAGGCGGGCCTGATCGTCCGGGAGCACGACCCGGAAGACCTCAGGCGCTTCCTCTTCACCCTCACCCCCAGGGGGCAGGAGGCGCTGGAGGCGGGGCGCGGCTGTCTGGTCGAACGCCTGCGCGACCGGCTCGTCCGCCTGGCCCCCGAGGAACGGGCGACGCTGATCGCCCTTTTAGACCGCATGCTGGAGGAACACGCATGA